A single window of Archangium gephyra DNA harbors:
- a CDS encoding non-ribosomal peptide synthetase — MSSSNGFRLSPQQAHLWARLVPSPDTPYRAQCVVELRGPLDKPRLERAVREVVSRQEILRTTYRRLPGTETAVQVPGDVPTPVLRELDWTGPRAQWWSNLLEDLLLGPSENPWSYTPEERAPEEPGGLWLATLEPERHLLVVDLPALAADRQGLACLVRELAGAWAAQGGGEPLPEPAMQYADVSEVFQQLLESEDARDGQRHWEGLTLPAPDPREPERTFSPSSWRPRELPPGFTASVKAAAGRIGVPVTTFVLACWQLLLARLSERLEWSVAVRFDGRTYEGLEEAIGLFERYLPLRCEVRARTRFADFAREVARATQDTGAWQEYFDVAKAPPFPFAFEDFTWPEERHHDGLTFTPLRLSACTSRFELKLSCGQRQGMLDLEIQADAARHSSEVMGERLLALLETAATNPERTLESLPVMHRNELQWLESLHRTERPYDTTGSFPERFAAVARSTPDALAVAFEDERLTFAQLASRAHRLAWHLRSLGVGPETRVGLFLERSVEQIVALLAILQAGGAFVPLDPLYPRERLGSMLQQAEARLVVTRSHLQSLLPEGVASPVLLDSDAERISSAPDTAPEVPVAPEQLAYVLFTSGSTGRPKGVMIQHRSLLNLAATLRDTVYEGRGPGLRVSLNGPLVFDTSVKQWVQLLNGHSLHLVPEEARLDASRMRGFVQRWALDVLDTTPSLLGPLLEQGLGREPDFSPALVLVGGEAITPSTWTELRARSRTRFVNMYGPTECTVNATTCPVAASPEPTLGGPLGNVRVHLLDAFLRPVPPGLPGELYIGGAGVGRGYIGRPELTAERFIPDPSGAPGSRLYRTGDLGRWRGDGRIEFLGRADHQVKLRGLRIEPGEIEAVMRTHPEVGEVIVVLRETQPGEQHLVGYFVPRQGLPPGAEATGNELAHQLRGLLRQLLPEFMVPWALVPLARLPLTRNGKVDRAALPDPRAASRESHVPYEAPTNQIEQTIAAIWQEALEVDKVGLHGNFFDLGGHSLLMVQVHEKLAAAFGRRFSMVELFQHPTVAALARHIAQAQGGAAAVSGQSQQRLEDRAQKQRQALQQQALLIKAGRGRK; from the coding sequence ATGTCCTCCTCCAACGGCTTCCGGCTGTCTCCCCAGCAGGCCCACCTCTGGGCGCGGCTCGTCCCGAGCCCGGACACGCCCTACCGCGCGCAGTGCGTGGTGGAGCTCCGGGGCCCGCTGGACAAGCCACGCCTCGAGCGCGCCGTGAGGGAAGTCGTCTCCCGGCAGGAGATCCTCCGCACCACGTACCGCCGGCTCCCGGGCACGGAGACCGCCGTCCAGGTGCCGGGGGACGTGCCCACCCCCGTGCTGCGGGAGCTCGACTGGACGGGCCCCCGCGCGCAGTGGTGGAGCAACCTGCTGGAGGACCTGTTGCTCGGCCCGTCCGAGAACCCGTGGAGCTACACGCCCGAGGAGCGCGCACCGGAGGAGCCGGGCGGCCTGTGGCTGGCCACGCTCGAGCCCGAGCGGCACCTGCTGGTGGTGGACCTGCCGGCGCTCGCGGCGGACCGGCAGGGACTGGCCTGTCTTGTCCGTGAGCTCGCCGGAGCCTGGGCGGCCCAGGGGGGCGGCGAGCCCCTGCCCGAGCCCGCGATGCAGTACGCGGACGTGTCGGAGGTGTTCCAGCAACTCCTGGAGTCCGAGGACGCCCGCGACGGCCAGCGCCACTGGGAGGGCCTCACGCTCCCCGCCCCGGACCCCCGTGAACCCGAGCGGACCTTCAGCCCCAGCTCATGGCGGCCCAGGGAGCTCCCCCCCGGCTTCACCGCGTCCGTGAAGGCCGCGGCGGGCCGCATCGGCGTACCGGTGACGACCTTCGTGCTGGCCTGCTGGCAGCTCCTGCTGGCCCGCCTCTCCGAGCGCCTCGAGTGGTCCGTGGCGGTGCGCTTCGATGGCCGCACCTACGAAGGACTGGAGGAGGCCATCGGTCTCTTCGAGCGCTACCTCCCGCTGCGGTGCGAGGTGCGCGCACGCACCCGCTTCGCCGATTTCGCCCGTGAGGTGGCCCGGGCCACGCAGGACACCGGGGCGTGGCAGGAGTACTTCGACGTGGCGAAGGCGCCCCCCTTCCCCTTCGCCTTCGAGGACTTCACCTGGCCCGAGGAGCGCCACCACGACGGCCTCACCTTCACGCCCCTGCGGCTGAGCGCCTGCACCAGCCGCTTCGAGCTCAAGCTGAGCTGCGGGCAGCGCCAGGGGATGCTCGACCTGGAAATCCAGGCGGACGCGGCGCGCCACTCCAGTGAAGTGATGGGGGAGCGGCTGCTCGCGCTGCTGGAGACGGCGGCCACGAATCCGGAGCGCACGCTGGAGTCCCTGCCGGTGATGCACCGCAACGAGCTGCAATGGCTGGAGTCGCTCCACCGCACCGAGCGCCCCTACGACACCACGGGCAGCTTCCCCGAGCGCTTCGCCGCCGTGGCCCGGAGCACTCCGGACGCGCTCGCCGTGGCCTTCGAGGACGAGCGGCTCACCTTCGCCCAGCTGGCCTCCCGCGCCCACCGGCTCGCGTGGCACCTGCGCTCGCTGGGCGTGGGCCCCGAGACGCGCGTGGGCCTCTTCCTGGAGCGCTCCGTGGAGCAGATCGTCGCCCTGCTCGCCATCCTCCAGGCCGGCGGTGCCTTCGTGCCGCTCGACCCTCTCTACCCGCGCGAGCGCCTCGGCTCCATGCTCCAGCAGGCCGAGGCCCGGCTCGTCGTCACCCGCTCCCACCTCCAGTCCCTACTCCCCGAGGGCGTGGCCAGCCCCGTCCTCCTGGACTCCGATGCCGAGCGGATCTCCAGCGCGCCGGACACCGCCCCCGAGGTCCCCGTCGCGCCCGAGCAGCTCGCCTATGTGCTCTTCACCTCCGGCTCCACGGGCAGGCCCAAGGGGGTGATGATCCAGCACCGCTCGCTGCTCAACCTCGCCGCCACCCTGCGCGACACCGTCTACGAGGGCCGGGGCCCCGGACTGCGCGTCAGCCTCAACGGACCGCTCGTCTTCGACACCTCCGTCAAACAGTGGGTGCAGCTGCTCAACGGCCACTCGCTGCACCTCGTCCCTGAGGAGGCCCGCCTGGATGCGTCGCGGATGCGAGGCTTCGTGCAACGGTGGGCGCTCGATGTGCTGGACACCACGCCCTCGCTGCTGGGGCCCCTGCTGGAGCAGGGCCTGGGCCGTGAGCCGGACTTCTCCCCCGCGCTCGTGCTGGTGGGCGGCGAGGCCATCACCCCGAGCACCTGGACGGAGCTGCGCGCCCGCTCGCGCACGCGCTTCGTCAACATGTACGGCCCCACCGAGTGCACGGTGAACGCCACCACCTGCCCCGTGGCGGCTTCCCCCGAGCCTACCCTCGGCGGGCCACTCGGCAACGTGCGCGTGCACCTGCTGGACGCGTTCCTGCGCCCGGTGCCCCCCGGCCTCCCGGGCGAGCTCTACATCGGTGGCGCGGGCGTGGGCCGGGGCTACATCGGCCGTCCCGAGCTCACCGCCGAGCGCTTCATCCCCGACCCCTCGGGCGCGCCGGGCTCGCGTCTCTACCGCACGGGAGACCTCGGACGCTGGCGCGGGGATGGCCGCATCGAGTTCCTCGGCCGCGCCGATCACCAGGTGAAGCTGCGGGGCCTGCGCATCGAGCCAGGTGAAATCGAAGCCGTGATGCGGACCCACCCCGAGGTGGGCGAGGTCATCGTGGTGCTGCGCGAGACGCAGCCGGGCGAGCAACACCTCGTGGGCTACTTCGTCCCGCGCCAGGGCCTGCCGCCGGGTGCCGAGGCCACGGGAAACGAGTTGGCCCACCAGCTCCGGGGCCTGCTGAGACAGCTGCTGCCCGAGTTCATGGTGCCATGGGCGCTGGTTCCACTCGCGCGCCTGCCGCTCACGCGCAACGGCAAGGTGGACCGCGCCGCGCTGCCCGATCCCCGCGCCGCCTCGCGCGAGTCCCACGTCCCCTACGAGGCCCCCACCAACCAGATAGAGCAAACCATCGCCGCCATCTGGCAGGAGGCCCTCGAGGTCGACAAGGTGGGCCTGCACGGCAACTTCTTCGACCTGGGCGGGCACTCGCTCCTCATGGTCCAGGTGCACGAGAAGCTCGCCGCGGCTTTCGGCCGGCGCTTCTCCATGGTGGAGCTCTTCCAGCATCCCACCGTCGCCGCGCTCGCCCGGCACATCGCCCAGGCGCAGGGTGGAGCGGCGGCGGTCTCCGGACAGAGCCAACAACGGCTCGAGGACAGGGCCCAGAAACAACGTCAGGCCCTGCAGCAGCAAGCCCTCCTCATCAAGGCGGGCAGGGGGAGGAAATGA
- a CDS encoding penicillin-binding protein activator, with amino-acid sequence MHTRTMDVRPSPRRALLLALALLMSACKTPSATGGGSSNGSSSGSSSSGQGRNEDVPQGDPFPSRPSVEARKDAQADQALAQAIQQAETAPRKQAAESFLAVRKAYPQTTAGQEALYRAGVLFYDSQDYANARKSFNELLFENPLHPQATEAKRRLGKAALEVGAYRDAYQTLYSLAERAEGAERTQLLEDSAKAAEKAGLFGQALRISVDLAGNAQTPEAQQAAVARVQQLVEGRAGFMDVAQIMEELPTSNPAWPVLSFKLARIYYHLRDWTRLEETLNRFLAEAPNNAFAPQARELLARATRRVEVQTKTVGLLLPMTGKYKAVGEAVLRGVKLALAGSDIELVVKDTQGDVNLAAQGMEQLAFDEGAIAVLGPITSDESRRAALVAEELQVPLLTLTRQEDITNIGPFVFRNMLTNSAQARAIADFAMKQKGFKSFAMLYPNLPYGVELANDFWDHVVENGGQVRGAETYDHDQTTFTTEAKKLVGRYYLEDRLDYIEGVREVQKETTGQDAFRKRKAMEKMKGEVDPIIDFEAIFIPDEWRRVSLVAPALAVEDIVTNACDARDVERIRKTTGRKTIKTVMLLGTNAWSSAKGASGMPELVERGGKFVTCSVYVDGFFVDSQQPATQRFVKAYRQANSGDPGLLEAYGYDSARMVRQLLDSKQAPKSRGEFREALANVKDFDGATGKTSFDEKREARKPLFLLSVSNKGVTEVPPEQAAALGGS; translated from the coding sequence ATGCACACCCGCACCATGGATGTTCGCCCCTCTCCGCGCCGCGCGCTGCTGCTCGCGCTGGCACTGCTGATGTCCGCCTGCAAGACGCCCTCCGCCACGGGCGGTGGCTCGTCGAATGGCTCCTCGTCTGGCTCGTCGTCCTCGGGACAGGGCCGCAACGAAGACGTCCCCCAGGGAGACCCCTTCCCGTCGAGGCCCTCCGTCGAGGCGCGCAAGGACGCGCAGGCGGACCAGGCGCTCGCCCAGGCCATCCAGCAGGCCGAGACGGCTCCGCGCAAGCAGGCCGCCGAGTCCTTCCTCGCGGTGCGCAAGGCCTACCCGCAGACGACGGCGGGCCAGGAGGCCCTCTACCGGGCGGGCGTGCTCTTCTACGACTCGCAGGACTACGCCAACGCGCGCAAGAGCTTCAACGAGCTGCTCTTCGAGAACCCGCTCCACCCGCAGGCCACCGAGGCCAAGCGCCGGCTGGGCAAGGCCGCGCTGGAGGTGGGCGCCTACCGCGACGCCTACCAGACGCTCTACAGCCTCGCCGAGCGCGCCGAGGGCGCCGAGCGCACCCAGCTGCTCGAGGACTCCGCCAAGGCCGCGGAGAAGGCGGGCCTCTTCGGACAGGCGCTGCGCATCTCCGTGGACCTGGCCGGCAACGCCCAGACGCCCGAGGCGCAGCAGGCCGCGGTGGCCCGGGTGCAGCAACTGGTCGAGGGCCGCGCGGGCTTCATGGACGTGGCGCAGATCATGGAGGAGCTGCCGACCTCCAACCCAGCCTGGCCGGTGCTGAGCTTCAAGCTGGCGCGCATCTACTACCACCTGCGGGACTGGACGCGGCTGGAGGAGACGCTCAACCGCTTCCTGGCGGAGGCGCCCAACAACGCGTTCGCCCCGCAGGCCCGGGAGTTGCTCGCGCGCGCCACGCGCCGCGTGGAGGTGCAGACGAAGACGGTGGGCCTGCTGCTGCCCATGACGGGCAAGTACAAGGCGGTGGGCGAGGCGGTGCTGCGCGGGGTGAAGCTGGCCCTGGCCGGCAGCGACATCGAGCTCGTCGTGAAGGACACGCAGGGGGATGTGAACCTCGCCGCCCAGGGCATGGAGCAGCTGGCCTTCGACGAGGGGGCCATCGCCGTGCTGGGCCCCATCACCTCGGACGAGTCCCGCCGCGCCGCGCTGGTGGCCGAGGAGCTCCAGGTGCCGCTGCTGACGCTCACGCGCCAGGAGGACATCACCAACATTGGGCCCTTCGTCTTCCGCAACATGCTCACCAACTCGGCGCAGGCGCGGGCCATCGCCGACTTCGCGATGAAGCAGAAGGGCTTCAAGAGCTTCGCGATGCTCTACCCCAACCTGCCGTACGGGGTGGAGCTGGCCAACGACTTCTGGGACCACGTGGTGGAGAACGGCGGCCAGGTGCGCGGCGCCGAGACGTACGACCACGACCAGACGACGTTCACCACCGAGGCCAAGAAGCTGGTGGGCCGCTACTACCTGGAGGACCGGCTCGACTACATCGAGGGCGTGCGCGAGGTGCAGAAGGAGACCACCGGCCAGGACGCGTTCCGCAAGCGCAAGGCCATGGAGAAGATGAAGGGCGAGGTGGATCCCATCATCGACTTCGAGGCCATCTTCATCCCGGACGAGTGGCGGCGGGTGAGCCTGGTGGCGCCGGCGCTGGCGGTGGAGGACATCGTCACCAACGCGTGTGATGCGCGCGACGTGGAGCGCATCCGCAAGACGACGGGCCGCAAGACGATCAAGACGGTGATGTTGCTGGGCACCAACGCGTGGAGCAGCGCCAAGGGCGCCAGTGGCATGCCGGAGCTCGTCGAGCGCGGTGGCAAGTTCGTCACCTGCTCGGTGTACGTGGATGGCTTCTTCGTGGACTCGCAGCAGCCGGCGACCCAGCGCTTCGTGAAGGCCTACCGCCAGGCGAACAGCGGGGACCCGGGCCTGCTGGAGGCCTACGGTTACGACTCGGCGCGCATGGTGCGGCAGTTGCTCGACTCGAAGCAGGCGCCGAAGAGCCGCGGGGAGTTCCGCGAGGCCCTGGCCAACGTGAAGGACTTCGACGGCGCCACGGGCAAGACGTCCTTCGACGAGAAGCGCGAGGCGCGCAAGCCCCTCTTCCTGCTGTCCGTGAGCAACAAGGGCGTGACGGAGGTGCCTCCGGAGCAGGCGGCGGCGCTGGGTGGCTCGTGA
- a CDS encoding condensation domain-containing protein, whose amino-acid sequence MAPSSSFDSASLLELSRRRAESQPEELAYTFLVDGETEEARLTYAGLDARARAIGAFLQERGARGERVLLLYPPGLDYVTAFVGCIYAGAIAVPAYPPDPMRLGRTLPRLEALISDARARFALTNEFIRSMADGLAEQFPGLAGLTWVATDEVPADAASAWKNPGLTRESLAFLQYTSGSTGTPRGVMLSHGNLLHNSTAIQRGFEPSPGSVGVIWLPPYHDMGLIGGVLQPLFAGIPVVLMSPLDFLKRPVRWLEAISRHRGTHSGGPNFAYDLCVRKTTPEQRAALDLSSWRLAFNGAEPVRAETLERFAEAFAVSGFRREAFFPCYGLAEGTLLVTGGRQGEPPVVRDWKQEGTGRMRQLVGCGASVLDQELLIAHPETLVPVPEGQLGEIWVRGGSVAQGYWGRPELSEQTFRARRSDTGEGPWLRTGDLGLLSGGELFVAGRIKDLIILRGRNLYPQDLEQTAEASHPALRPGCSAAFGLDVEGQEQLVLVHEVDRAKLPEPTEAVEAIRRAIAEQHEVAPGRVVLVPAGHIPKTSSGKIQRGTCRAMYLAGELELVTESTTPQPVNTATAEPPLLTREALLGTPETERPRLLGEHLRHRLSRALAVPASALDEERPLTAFGLDSIHAIELKGALEEELGIHLPVALLLDGVSLRTLTTRALEALHPAPSAPPPLEPADHGPHPPLSYGQERLLFLDQLATGTSAYNVATAVKLEGRLDVEALGRSLAALLRRHDSLRARFPFVEGKRVQVLLPAGQVPDLGPLAGEGALVDLSRLPESEREAEATRLTTLEARERFDLERGPLLRAKLLKLAPERHRLVLSVHHIVSDGWTLGVLVRELGALYPAFAEGRPSPLPTPRLQYTDYAAWQRRWLEDGTLAAEQSWWKERLTGMPPLLELPTDRPRPTTPSFEGARHPLQLSAPLTGGLEQLGQAEGATPFMVLLAGFLVTLHQRTGRTDLVVGTDIAHRENPRTQRLVGLFVNQLVLRVDLSGNPTFRQVLARVRQVALGAYAHPHVPFDKLVETLRPPRDARYNPLFQVMFVLENAPLPALELPGLRLELLELDDGGSPFDLSVLLSKHAGQLGGVLRYSTALFDGATIARLAEDYQTVLSAAVRRPDATVEELRDVLTEHERQRERARAEELKSKRQDLFRNVRRKTGEGTP is encoded by the coding sequence TTGGCACCATCCTCTTCGTTCGACTCCGCCTCGCTCCTCGAGCTGTCGCGCCGCCGTGCCGAATCGCAGCCCGAGGAGCTCGCCTACACCTTCCTGGTCGACGGCGAGACAGAAGAAGCGCGCCTCACCTACGCCGGGCTGGATGCCCGGGCACGCGCCATCGGCGCATTCCTGCAGGAGCGGGGAGCCCGGGGCGAGCGGGTGCTGCTGCTCTACCCGCCCGGGCTCGACTACGTGACGGCCTTCGTGGGCTGCATCTACGCCGGAGCCATCGCCGTGCCGGCCTACCCGCCGGACCCGATGCGCCTGGGACGGACGCTCCCACGGCTCGAGGCGCTCATCTCCGACGCGCGCGCCCGCTTCGCGCTCACGAATGAATTCATCCGCTCCATGGCGGACGGGCTGGCCGAGCAGTTCCCCGGACTGGCCGGACTGACGTGGGTGGCCACCGACGAGGTCCCCGCGGACGCGGCCAGCGCCTGGAAGAACCCGGGCCTCACGCGCGAGTCGCTCGCGTTCCTCCAATACACCTCGGGCTCCACGGGCACGCCGCGCGGGGTGATGCTCAGCCACGGCAACCTGCTGCACAACTCGACGGCCATCCAGCGCGGCTTCGAGCCCTCGCCCGGGAGCGTGGGCGTCATCTGGCTGCCGCCCTACCACGACATGGGCCTCATCGGCGGCGTGCTCCAGCCGCTGTTCGCCGGCATCCCCGTGGTGCTGATGTCGCCGCTGGACTTCCTCAAGCGGCCCGTGCGCTGGCTCGAGGCCATCTCGCGCCACCGGGGCACGCACAGCGGTGGGCCGAACTTCGCCTACGACTTGTGCGTGCGGAAGACCACGCCCGAGCAGCGCGCCGCGTTGGACCTGAGCTCCTGGCGCCTGGCCTTCAACGGCGCCGAGCCCGTGCGCGCCGAAACACTCGAGCGCTTCGCCGAGGCCTTCGCCGTCTCCGGTTTCCGCCGCGAGGCCTTCTTCCCGTGTTACGGCCTGGCCGAGGGCACCCTGCTCGTCACCGGTGGGCGCCAGGGCGAGCCGCCCGTGGTGCGCGACTGGAAGCAGGAGGGCACCGGGCGCATGCGCCAGCTCGTGGGCTGTGGCGCGAGCGTGCTGGACCAGGAGCTGCTCATCGCCCACCCCGAGACACTCGTCCCCGTGCCCGAGGGACAGCTGGGGGAGATCTGGGTGCGCGGCGGCAGCGTGGCCCAGGGCTACTGGGGCCGGCCCGAGCTGAGCGAGCAGACCTTCCGCGCCCGCCGGAGCGACACCGGGGAGGGGCCCTGGCTGCGCACGGGAGACCTCGGGTTGCTCTCGGGCGGCGAGCTGTTCGTCGCGGGCCGCATCAAGGACCTCATCATCCTGCGCGGGCGCAACCTCTACCCGCAGGACCTGGAGCAGACCGCCGAGGCCAGCCACCCCGCGCTGCGCCCGGGCTGCTCCGCCGCCTTCGGCCTGGACGTGGAGGGACAGGAGCAACTGGTGCTCGTGCACGAGGTGGACCGCGCGAAGCTCCCGGAGCCCACCGAGGCCGTGGAGGCCATCCGCCGCGCCATCGCCGAGCAGCACGAGGTGGCACCGGGCCGCGTGGTGCTCGTCCCCGCGGGCCACATCCCCAAGACGTCCAGCGGCAAGATTCAGCGTGGCACCTGCCGCGCCATGTACCTCGCGGGCGAGCTGGAGCTCGTCACCGAGAGCACCACGCCCCAGCCCGTGAACACGGCCACCGCCGAGCCGCCCCTCCTCACCCGCGAGGCCCTGCTGGGCACGCCGGAGACGGAACGGCCCCGGCTGCTCGGCGAGCACCTGCGGCACCGTCTCTCGCGCGCGCTGGCCGTGCCCGCCTCCGCGCTGGACGAGGAGCGGCCCCTCACCGCGTTCGGCCTGGACTCCATCCACGCCATCGAGCTCAAGGGCGCGCTGGAGGAGGAGCTGGGCATCCACCTGCCCGTGGCGCTGCTGCTCGATGGCGTCAGCCTGCGCACCCTCACCACCCGCGCGCTGGAGGCCCTGCACCCCGCGCCCTCCGCGCCGCCCCCGCTCGAGCCCGCGGACCACGGGCCCCACCCTCCCCTCTCCTACGGCCAGGAGCGGCTGCTCTTCCTGGACCAGCTCGCGACGGGCACCTCAGCGTACAACGTCGCCACGGCGGTGAAGCTGGAGGGACGGCTCGACGTGGAGGCCCTGGGACGAAGCCTCGCGGCGCTCCTCCGCCGGCATGACTCGCTGCGCGCCCGCTTCCCCTTCGTGGAGGGCAAGCGCGTGCAGGTGCTGCTCCCCGCCGGGCAGGTGCCAGACCTGGGCCCGCTCGCCGGAGAGGGCGCGCTCGTGGACCTGTCCCGCCTGCCCGAGTCCGAGCGCGAGGCCGAGGCCACCCGGCTCACCACCCTGGAGGCCCGCGAGCGCTTCGACCTGGAGCGCGGCCCGCTGCTGCGTGCGAAGCTGCTGAAGCTCGCCCCGGAGCGGCACCGGCTGGTGCTCTCGGTGCACCACATCGTCTCGGATGGGTGGACCCTGGGCGTGCTCGTCCGCGAGCTGGGCGCCCTCTATCCCGCCTTCGCCGAGGGCCGCCCCTCGCCCCTGCCCACGCCTCGCCTCCAGTACACGGATTACGCCGCATGGCAGCGGCGCTGGCTGGAGGACGGCACGCTGGCCGCCGAGCAGTCCTGGTGGAAGGAGCGCCTCACCGGCATGCCTCCGCTGCTGGAGCTGCCCACGGACAGGCCCCGCCCCACCACCCCGTCCTTCGAGGGTGCTCGCCATCCGCTCCAGCTCTCCGCGCCCCTCACCGGGGGGCTCGAACAGCTCGGACAGGCCGAGGGCGCCACGCCCTTCATGGTGCTGCTCGCCGGCTTCCTCGTGACGCTCCACCAGCGCACCGGCCGCACCGACCTGGTGGTGGGCACGGACATCGCCCACCGGGAGAATCCGCGCACGCAGCGGTTGGTGGGCCTCTTCGTCAACCAGCTCGTCCTGCGCGTGGACCTCTCGGGCAACCCCACCTTCCGGCAGGTGCTCGCCCGCGTGCGGCAGGTGGCGCTCGGTGCGTACGCGCACCCGCATGTCCCCTTCGACAAGCTCGTCGAGACACTCCGCCCTCCGCGAGACGCCCGCTACAACCCGCTCTTCCAGGTGATGTTCGTCCTGGAGAACGCCCCCCTGCCCGCGCTGGAGCTGCCCGGCCTGCGCCTGGAGCTGCTCGAGCTCGATGACGGCGGCTCCCCCTTCGATCTCTCGGTGCTGCTGTCCAAGCACGCAGGCCAGCTGGGCGGCGTGTTGCGCTACAGCACCGCGCTCTTCGACGGCGCCACCATCGCCCGGCTCGCGGAGGACTACCAGACCGTGCTCTCGGCCGCCGTGCGGCGTCCGGACGCCACGGTGGAGGAGCTGCGCGACGTCCTCACCGAGCACGAGCGGCAGCGCGAGCGCGCCCGGGCCGAGGAGCTGAAGTCCAAGCGGCAGGACCTGTTCCGCAACGTGCGCCGCAAGACCGGGGAAGGCACACCATGA
- a CDS encoding TauD/TfdA family dioxygenase, translated as MKKALPQVKRREVAESGEDWIRFEPLQPGLSLPVLARPTLPGVDLADWARRHRARVDEQLHRHGAVLFRGFDIASAEALERAIRAVAGESLPYEERSSPRSQVSGNVYTSTDHPPAEHIFPHNEQSYNQAFPLRLFFCCVTPAREGGRTPLVDSRRVFQRLPPSLRTRFLEQGYTYVRNFGGQFGLSWQTAFQTQSPAEVEAYCRRHHIQFEWREGQRLRTRQVRRAAGLHPVSGEPVWFNHATFFHVSTLPPAVASALLAEFGEEDLPNNTYYGDGSPIEPEVLETLRAAYHAETVSFPWERGDLLVVDNMLAAHARTPFSGPRQVLVGMARLFPWDDVRPVPASS; from the coding sequence ATGAAGAAGGCACTCCCCCAGGTGAAGCGCCGCGAAGTGGCGGAGTCCGGCGAGGATTGGATCCGCTTCGAGCCCCTCCAGCCTGGTCTCTCACTGCCCGTGCTCGCCCGGCCCACGCTGCCGGGCGTGGACCTCGCCGACTGGGCCCGCCGGCACCGCGCGCGCGTGGACGAGCAGCTGCACCGCCATGGCGCCGTGCTCTTCCGCGGCTTCGACATCGCCTCCGCCGAGGCCCTGGAGCGCGCCATCCGCGCCGTGGCCGGCGAGTCCCTGCCCTACGAGGAGCGCTCCTCGCCGCGCTCGCAGGTGAGCGGCAACGTCTACACCTCCACGGACCATCCGCCCGCCGAGCACATCTTCCCGCACAACGAGCAGTCCTATAACCAGGCCTTCCCCCTGCGCCTGTTCTTCTGCTGCGTGACGCCCGCGCGGGAGGGAGGCCGCACGCCCCTGGTGGACTCGCGCCGCGTCTTCCAGCGCCTGCCCCCCTCGCTGCGCACCCGCTTCCTGGAGCAGGGCTACACGTACGTGCGCAACTTCGGCGGCCAGTTCGGCCTGAGCTGGCAGACGGCCTTCCAGACGCAATCGCCCGCCGAGGTCGAGGCCTACTGCCGCCGCCATCACATCCAGTTCGAGTGGCGCGAGGGCCAGCGGCTGAGGACGCGCCAGGTGCGCCGCGCCGCCGGGCTCCACCCCGTCAGCGGCGAGCCGGTGTGGTTCAACCACGCCACGTTCTTCCACGTCTCGACGCTGCCGCCCGCGGTGGCCTCGGCGCTGCTCGCGGAGTTCGGCGAGGAGGACCTGCCCAACAACACCTATTACGGCGACGGCTCGCCCATCGAGCCCGAGGTGCTGGAGACGCTGCGCGCGGCCTACCACGCCGAGACGGTCTCCTTCCCCTGGGAGCGGGGAGACCTGCTCGTCGTCGACAACATGCTCGCCGCGCACGCGCGCACGCCCTTCTCGGGCCCCCGCCAAGTGCTCGTCGGCATGGCCCGCCTCTTCCCCTGGGACGACGTGCGCCCCGTCCCCGCCTCTTCCTAG